The following coding sequences lie in one Aspergillus luchuensis IFO 4308 DNA, chromosome 8, nearly complete sequence genomic window:
- a CDS encoding uncharacterized protein (COG:S;~EggNog:ENOG410PQPK;~TransMembrane:2 (i160-180o192-211i)): MESVQLSHSGSTTHSSSIPGMFSPDRSSHVNSSGSIADDQLQRAPNREERFTSWVADHRLDLEQRILGDRAERRESRLPGRPAPSHSSLRDAAASQYAPRGPYVPIELQSAAAGSSGETRSHARSGRDSHGAHSPPDPEDLRCRQSFVSRLKEKKLRRRLITLVISACFLILVIAIYLAFAASRTTLGRELQILLIFMILILGIVFCHSLTRFLMALLRRPDSDVATNRIPSRAGPAGYAQPARPIHVILAGDEDVGAASPNAVREKVTAPPPAYGLWRESVRINPDLLYWQRIENNNAHAPKGVGRHGSNKSRIPRPPSYTSDNGVDYVIEAQPRSFTQWRIPEESGHQP; the protein is encoded by the exons ATGGAATCGGTTCAGCTGTCTCATTCGGGATCGACAACACATTCCAGCTCGATCCCCGGCATGTTCTCGCCCGATCGCTCTTCGCATGTCAATTCCAGTGGGTCAATCGCAGATGACCAACTCCAACGGGCTCCCAATCGGGAGGAGCGATTCACATCATGGGTAGCCGACCATCGTCTCGACCTGGAACAGCGAATCCTTGGTGACCGCGCTGAGCGTCGCGAATCGCGTCTACCTGGTCGACCAGCACCGTCGCATAGTTCTCTCAGagatgctgctgcatctcaaTATGCGCCAAGAGGACCGTATGTCCCAATTGAGTTGCAgtccgcagcagcaggaagctCCGGCGAAACACGGTCGCATGCGCGCTCAGGTCGAGATTCGCATGGAGCACACTCCCCGCCAGACCCTGAAGACCTCCGATGCAGGCAATCGTTCGTATCAcggctgaaggagaagaagctgcggAGGCGACTGATCACGCTAGTTATATCCGCATGTTTCCTCATACTCGTTATCGCCATTTACCTCGCATTCGCTGCTTCCCGTACGACATTGGGCCGAGAGCTCCAaattcttctcatcttcatgatcTTAATTCTTGGCATTGTTTTCTGTCATTCTCTCACGCGCTTCTTGATGGCACTGTTACGACGGCCGGACTCTGATGTCGCTACGAATCGCATACCCAGCAGGGCAGGGCCAGCCGGCTATGCGCAACCAGCGCGTCCTATCCACGTTATTTTGGCTGGCGATGAGGACGTTGGAGCAGCGAGCCCGAATGCCGTACGCGAAAAGGTCACAGCGCCTCCTCCCGCCTACGGTCTTTGGCGGGAAAGTGTG AGGATTAACCCCGACTTGCTGTACTGGCAGCGCATCGAGAATAACAACGCACACGCGCCAAAGGGCGTCGGCAGGCATGGGAGCAACAAATCGCGGATCCCACGGCCGCCTAGCTACACCTCTGACAACGGCGTCGACTATGTGATAGAAGCGCAACCCCGATCATTCACGCAATGGCGCATTCCTGAAGAATCAGGGCATCAACCGTGA
- a CDS encoding WD40 repeat domain-containing protein (COG:A;~EggNog:ENOG410PJ2T;~InterPro:IPR036322,IPR015943,IPR001680,IPR019775, IPR020472,IPR017986;~PFAM:PF00400;~go_function: GO:0005515 - protein binding [Evidence IEA]): MSGEKRPAQEAFGSSNQLVVKRKKSDAGLNDSTAIVQSSSQNGALIQSVPRTSGLQAPIMEMNGHSGEIFSVRFDPTAQHIASGSMDRSILLWNTYGQCENYGALSGHRGAVLDLQWSRDSRTLFSASADMTLASWDLETGQRIRRHIGHEEIINCLDISKRGQELLVSASDDGCIGIWDPRQKDAIEYLETELPITAVALSEAGNEIYSGGIDNTIHAWDLRKKGIVYSMAGHTETITSLEISPDSQTLLSNSHDSTVRTWDIRPFAPANRHVRTFDGAPVGLEKNLIRASWDPSGEKIAAGSGDRSVVVWNSKSGKILYKLPGHKGTVNDVRFSPNNEPIIVSGSSDRTLMLGELGK; encoded by the exons ATGTCGGGGGAAAAGCGACCTGCCCAAGAAGCCTTTGGCTCATCGAACCAGCTTGTCGTCAAGCGAAAGAAGTCCGACGCCGGTCTCAATGATAGCACAGCCATCGTCCAAAGCTCGTCGCAAAATGGGGCTTTGATTCAATCA GTTCCCCGCACCAGCGGGCTTCAAGCACCGATTATGGAAATGAATG GTCATTCTGGTGAAATCTTTTCGGTGCGGTTTGATCCCACTGCCCAGCACATTGCTTCGGGCTCAATGGATAGATCTATCT TGCTTTGGAACACATACGGACAATGCGAGAACTATGGTGCGCTATCAGGTCACCGGGGAGCAGTTCTTGATCTTCAATGGTCGCGCGACTCCAGAACGTTATTTTCCGCATCGGCCGACATGACGCTCGCTAGTTGGGATCTCGAGACCGGACAAAGGATACGCCGGCACATTGGGCACGAGGAGATTATCAATTGTCTTGACATAAGCAAAAGAGGCCAGGAATTGCTGGTCAGCGCAAGTGACGACGGCTGCATAGGCATCTGGGATCCCCGGCAAAAGGATGCCATCGAATATCTGGAAACTGAGTTGCCCATCACGGCGGTGGCGCTTTCGGAGGCGGGTAACGAAATCTATAGTGGTGGTATTGATAACACTATTCATGCTTGGGATCTACGGAAGAAGGGCATCGTCTACTCCATGGCGGGACACACGGAAACCATCACCTCTCTCGAAATCTCGCCCGACTCGCAAACTCTTCTTTCCAACTCACACGACTCGACCGTACGCACGTGGGACATCCGGCCATTCGCGCCGGCCAATAGACACGTCAGGACATTTGACGGCGCGCCGGTcgggttggagaagaaccTCATCCGGGCCAGTTGGGACCCGAGTGGAGAGAAGATTGCGGCGGGCAGTGGTGACAGAAGTGTCGTAGTCTGGAACTCGAAGTCCGGCAAAATTCTATACAAGCTCCCTGGACATAAGGGGACTGTCAATGACGTCCGGTTCTCACCAAACAATGAGCCCATCA TTGTCTCGGGATCGTCCGATAGAACGCTCATGCTCGGTGAACTTGGCAAGTGA
- the BET3 gene encoding TRAPP complex core subunit BET3 (BUSCO:EOG09264OM7;~COG:U;~EggNog:ENOG410PK75;~InterPro:IPR024096,IPR007194,IPR016721;~PFAM:PF04051;~go_component: GO:0030008 - TRAPP complex [Evidence IEA];~go_process: GO:0048193 - Golgi vesicle transport [Evidence IEA]) — translation MSSATKASRIGEELWKTRVDKVNAELVTLTYGTIVAQLCQDYDGNYQEVNKQLEKMGYNIGMRLIEDFLAKSGVGRCANFRETADMIAKVGFRIFLNIAPTVTNWTSDNNQFSLIFEENPLADFVELPDDGRAQDELWFSNILCGVLRGALEMVQMQIEAHFVSDVLRGDDTTEMRVSLVRYIEDEMPPDEE, via the exons ATGTCATCTGCAACAAAAGCGTCTAGGATTGGGGAAGA GCTGTGGAA GACGAGAGTTGACAAAGTGAACGCCGAGTTGGTAACATTAACGTACGGTACAATTGTCGCGCAACTTTGCCAGGACTACGATGGAAACTACCAAGAAGTGAACAAGCaactggagaagatgggctACAATATTGGAATGCGACTTATCGAGGACTTTTTGGCCAAGTCGGGCGTGGGCCGTTGTGCTAATTTCCGGGAAACAGCGGATATGATTGCAAAG GTTGGGTTCAGGATCTTCCTCAACATCGCGCCCACGGTCACCAACTGGACAAGTGACAACAACCAATTCTCTCTCATATTTGAAGAGAACCCGTTGGCGGATTTCGTTGAGCTGCCTGATGACGGACGGGCTCAAGATGAGCTGTGGTTCTCTAATATTCTTTGTGGAGTTCTGCGGGGTGCATTGGAGATG GTGCAAATGCAGATCGAGGCGCATTTTGTGAGCGATGTTTTGCGGGGCGATGACACTACGGAGATGCGGGTATCGCTTGTAAGGTACATTGAGGACGAGATGCCACCCGATGAGGAGTGA